The Dethiosulfovibrio peptidovorans DSM 11002 nucleotide sequence CCGCCATTCCATCGGTCATGACCGTGACGTCTATCCCGTCCTCCCTAAGCTCCCAGGCGGTAAGACGTCCTCCCTGAAGCCTAGGACGGGTCTCGTCGGCGTATACCCGAATTCTCTTGCCGGAACGCACGCAAGATCTGAGAACGCCGAGAGCGGTTCCCCAGCCTGCTGTAGCGATGGCTCCGGCGTTGCAGTGGGTGACGACATTAGCCCCGTCCGGTATGAGGTTGGCTCCGTTTTCCCCGATGGCCTTGTTTATATTTAGATCTTCCCTGTGTATCGCCACTGCCTCATCGACGACAGCAACAGGAGAGGCTCCGACTACCCTGTCCATTCTCTCTAGGGCCCAGCGAAGGTTTACCGCCGTGGGGCGAGTTGACATCAAAAGAAATCTGGCCTCCAGCATGTCCTCTCCGGCCAGACGGGCCAAAGCCATGCCGTAGGCTGCCGCTACCCCGATGGCAGGAGCACCTCGCACTACCATGGACTTTATGGCGGAGGCGACCTCTTCGCAGGTTTTACAACGGACAAAGGAAACCTCCCAGGGAAGTTTCGTCTGGTCCAAAAGGGAGAGCTCC carries:
- the mtnA gene encoding S-methyl-5-thioribose-1-phosphate isomerase, with the protein product MVPDTLKWNEGELSLLDQTKLPWEVSFVRCKTCEEVASAIKSMVVRGAPAIGVAAAYGMALARLAGEDMLEARFLLMSTRPTAVNLRWALERMDRVVGASPVAVVDEAVAIHREDLNINKAIGENGANLIPDGANVVTHCNAGAIATAGWGTALGVLRSCVRSGKRIRVYADETRPRLQGGRLTAWELREDGIDVTVMTDGMAAWLMKREKIGAVLVGADRIAMNGDTANKIGTYGLSIVAKAHGVPFYVAAPMSTFDEGLSDGDGIPIEERDGSEIRSPYSSKLIPDDVPVWNPGFDVTPCENVTAIVTEMGVLRPPYIESIAEAIDRRPKDERGCADR